Genomic window (Fusobacterium perfoetens):
CAAGTGTAATAATAACAGTAGTAATATAACACTTGTTTTTTAAAAATGCAAGAATTTTTTTAAAAAGCATTAAAAATTTTTACTTAAAAAGCTTCTCAAAACAGCTTTAAAGTATTATTTAGAAGAAATAAAAAAACAGAGCAATTATATATCACTCTGTTTTTTATTATATTTTTATTCAGCATCAGAAAATTTAAAACCAGTTTGTCTAAGAGCCTCATAAAGAATAATGGCAGCAGAATTTGAAAGGTTAAGAGAACGCCCCATAGGAATCATAGGAATAGTTATACATCTGTCTGCATATTTATCAAGAATTTCTTTTGGAAGCCCTCTTGATTCAGGTCCAAAAATTATAAAATCATTTTCATGGTATGTTACATCAGAATATTTGTTTTTGCATTTTGTTGTGGCAAAATAGAAATTTCCTTGAGGATTTCCTTTAACAAAATCTTCAAAACTTTCCCATACAGTAAGATCTACAAGATGCCAGTAATCAAGTCCAGCTCTTTTAACTTCTTTTTCATCTATAGAAAATCCAAGTGGCTTTATAAGATGAAGCTTTGTATTTGTAAGAACACAAGAACGCCCTATATTTCCTGTGTTGTAAGGTATCTCAGGTTCAAATAAAACTATATTCATAAATTCCTCCTTAATTATCTTCTTAAATTATATTTAACAAAGATAATTTTATCATATTTTTTAAATAAATCCCATAATAATATTTTGATTTTTTTTGTAAAAAATGTTAATTTATAGTTGAAAGACTAAACAGGAGGTTACTGAATGAAAGTAAAAAGATTTCATACTGGACCATTCCAAACAAACAGTTTTCTTGTATGGAATGAAAATAAAGAG
Coding sequences:
- a CDS encoding tRNA (cytidine(34)-2'-O)-methyltransferase, with product MNIVLFEPEIPYNTGNIGRSCVLTNTKLHLIKPLGFSIDEKEVKRAGLDYWHLVDLTVWESFEDFVKGNPQGNFYFATTKCKNKYSDVTYHENDFIIFGPESRGLPKEILDKYADRCITIPMIPMGRSLNLSNSAAIILYEALRQTGFKFSDAE